In Panacibacter ginsenosidivorans, the following proteins share a genomic window:
- a CDS encoding COX15/CtaA family protein: MTTERSQRIIANWLLIGVGMLVIQVLLGGVTRLTGSGLSITEWDPLMGALPPLNETEWQQAFHNYQQIAQYKYINNHFTLNDFKFIFFWEWFHRLWARFMGVVFLLPFIYFLIKGWFKKWMVTPLIMLFVLGALQGLIGWLMVMSGLNDENLYVSHFRLAIHFMAAMVLIVYTLVFALSLLVPSAQRVYNPTLRKFALSIIILLSFQLIYGCFMAGLKAASAAPTWPDINGALYPADMFSKGFVEGILHNPIAIHFIHRTLAYIIFILVIIWWRKAVKTTTSATFNKAKKWPLILVCTQVLLGILTVLSSTNIVLGQFGIFEFLAELHQLTGMLLLLSFTSVMYILKNNPA; encoded by the coding sequence ATGACTACAGAAAGATCGCAGCGCATTATTGCAAACTGGTTGCTGATTGGTGTTGGCATGCTGGTGATACAGGTTTTACTGGGCGGTGTAACCCGGCTTACGGGATCGGGACTTTCTATAACAGAATGGGATCCGCTGATGGGTGCGTTGCCTCCACTAAATGAAACTGAATGGCAGCAGGCATTTCACAATTATCAGCAGATTGCACAGTATAAATACATCAACAATCATTTTACACTCAACGATTTTAAATTCATCTTTTTCTGGGAATGGTTTCATCGGCTATGGGCAAGGTTTATGGGTGTTGTATTCCTGTTACCTTTTATTTATTTCCTGATCAAAGGCTGGTTTAAAAAATGGATGGTAACACCACTTATTATGCTGTTTGTGCTGGGTGCTTTACAGGGTTTGATTGGCTGGCTGATGGTAATGAGCGGACTCAACGATGAGAATCTTTATGTGAGTCATTTTCGCCTGGCCATTCACTTTATGGCTGCTATGGTATTGATCGTTTATACATTAGTTTTTGCATTGTCGCTTCTTGTTCCATCCGCCCAACGTGTTTATAATCCAACTCTTAGAAAATTTGCATTGAGTATTATCATATTATTATCGTTTCAATTGATCTATGGCTGTTTTATGGCTGGTCTTAAAGCTGCCAGCGCAGCACCAACATGGCCTGATATTAATGGTGCGTTGTATCCGGCTGATATGTTCAGCAAAGGTTTTGTGGAAGGCATTTTACACAACCCCATTGCTATTCATTTTATTCATCGCACACTTGCATATATTATTTTTATACTGGTTATAATCTGGTGGCGCAAAGCTGTAAAAACAACCACTTCAGCAACATTTAATAAAGCAAAAAAATGGCCGTTGATATTGGTGTGCACACAAGTTTTATTAGGTATACTTACAGTACTTAGCAGCACCAATATTGTGTTGGGCCAATTTGGGATTTTTGAATTTCTTGCAGAGTTGCATCAATTAACAGGGATGCTGTTGTTATTATCTTTCACATCAGTTATGTACATATTGAAAAACAATCCGGCTTAA
- the asnB gene encoding asparagine synthase (glutamine-hydrolyzing), which translates to MCGIAGIISPGHSLVQQHRLQSMANALKHRGPDGEGFWINTQQTIGFAHRRLAIIDLSDAAAQPLHYLHYTIIFNGEIYNYSELKETLQLKGYHFKTASDTEVIPAAYDYWGINCLDHFDGMFAFALWNEKEQQLILARDRFGEKPLYYHADYLQRGRFQQFLFASEMKPLWAVGVPKHLEGTMMLNYLTLGYVQNPIKKTATFYSNIISLPPGHYLTVNTSQGRVQMKRWYKFETVAKDFSKASNTYVETFHSLLLKSVEKRLRSDVSIGTSLSGGIDSSCIIAAINAVKDVTKQWKHIGFTAVFPDFEKDETAYSSQVAKHFNIDQKIIDPSADDWAKYFQQLMYHQEEPLQSSSVLTQFMVYKLAKENNITVLLDGQGADEILGGYKKYAHWYLQELFIKDTSQYFKERKLLQQHDLLESWGWRNYAAAMFPDKAAHALQQKAIKQQNNNAFINRDFLFNYRNEDTLQKPVVKQLEDILYYNTFNIGLPELLRYADRNSMAHSREVRLPFLNHELVQFVFSLPAGFKIKDGFTKWILRKSMEEYIPKEIIWRKGKVGFEPPQKEWMQHKRVQEMIIEGRKKLVKEKVLMPSVTNTPIQPKAAHEADNFDWRYLCAAAIFNSTSE; encoded by the coding sequence ATGTGTGGTATAGCAGGTATTATTTCTCCCGGTCATTCACTGGTACAGCAGCATCGTTTGCAAAGCATGGCCAATGCACTTAAACATCGCGGCCCTGATGGTGAAGGTTTTTGGATAAATACACAACAAACAATTGGTTTTGCGCACAGAAGGCTTGCGATTATTGATCTAAGTGACGCTGCCGCTCAGCCTTTGCATTATCTGCATTACACAATTATTTTCAATGGAGAGATTTACAACTATTCGGAACTTAAAGAAACACTTCAGCTTAAAGGGTATCATTTTAAAACAGCATCAGACACAGAAGTAATTCCTGCTGCATACGATTACTGGGGAATAAATTGTCTTGATCATTTTGATGGCATGTTCGCTTTTGCATTGTGGAATGAAAAAGAGCAACAGTTAATTCTTGCAAGAGACCGTTTTGGTGAGAAGCCTCTTTATTATCATGCGGATTATCTACAACGTGGCAGGTTCCAACAATTCTTATTTGCCAGTGAAATGAAGCCATTATGGGCGGTGGGTGTACCAAAACATTTAGAAGGCACTATGATGCTGAATTACCTTACACTGGGTTATGTACAAAACCCAATAAAGAAAACAGCTACCTTCTATAGTAACATAATCTCACTGCCTCCAGGTCATTATTTAACTGTGAATACATCACAAGGCCGTGTGCAAATGAAACGCTGGTATAAGTTTGAAACTGTTGCAAAAGATTTTTCAAAAGCATCAAATACTTATGTAGAAACATTTCACAGCCTGTTACTAAAGTCAGTTGAAAAAAGATTAAGAAGTGATGTAAGCATAGGCACAAGCTTAAGCGGTGGCATCGACAGCTCTTGTATTATTGCAGCAATCAACGCCGTTAAAGACGTAACCAAACAATGGAAACATATTGGTTTTACCGCAGTTTTCCCTGATTTTGAAAAAGATGAAACTGCATACAGTAGTCAAGTCGCAAAACATTTTAATATAGATCAAAAAATAATAGACCCATCTGCTGATGACTGGGCGAAATACTTTCAGCAATTAATGTATCACCAGGAAGAGCCTTTGCAAAGCAGCAGTGTGCTTACGCAATTTATGGTATATAAACTGGCAAAAGAAAATAATATAACAGTGCTACTTGATGGTCAGGGTGCAGATGAAATACTTGGAGGTTATAAAAAGTATGCACACTGGTATTTACAGGAACTTTTCATAAAAGACACTTCGCAATATTTTAAAGAACGAAAATTATTACAGCAACACGATCTGCTGGAAAGCTGGGGTTGGCGCAATTATGCCGCTGCTATGTTTCCTGATAAAGCTGCACATGCATTACAGCAAAAAGCTATAAAACAGCAAAACAATAATGCTTTTATAAACCGTGATTTTCTTTTTAATTACCGCAACGAAGACACATTACAAAAACCAGTTGTAAAGCAACTGGAAGACATATTGTATTATAATACTTTCAATATAGGCTTGCCAGAATTATTGCGTTATGCAGACCGCAACAGTATGGCGCATTCAAGAGAAGTGCGTTTACCTTTTTTAAACCACGAACTGGTTCAGTTTGTTTTTTCTTTACCGGCAGGTTTCAAAATAAAAGATGGCTTTACAAAATGGATTTTACGTAAAAGCATGGAAGAGTATATTCCAAAAGAGATCATATGGCGCAAAGGTAAGGTCGGTTTTGAACCACCACAAAAGGAATGGATGCAACATAAACGGGTACAGGAAATGATAATCGAAGGAAGAAAAAAACTGGTAAAAGAAAAGGTATTAATGCCTTCTGTTACAAATACACCAATACAACCAAAAGCTGCACATGAAGCAGATAACTTTGATTGGCGCTACTTATGTGCTGCTGCTATATTCAACAGTACAAGTGAGTGA
- a CDS encoding DUF4271 domain-containing protein, which yields MKPILSIVLSLLFFQGFAQDDSMLQRLLDSAKTAPAIQSPAIVKKDTTKHNNTPVIKKDSVKTVSIQTDSLFADDSLLKGLSDSLTVDSAAIAIPAEIKKPLSWLQDTAFMNLLKIPYIKKKIQPVLHDGDLRMPLNNDYLFYALAGIILLVAIIKQLFPKYFANLFRLLFEASFRQKQRREQLMQETLPSLLMNILFILVGGLFIALLSNYYGWLRTGFWWLVLYSITILALVYMFKYIVIQFTGWVFNARESASTYSFIVFLINKMIGVLLLPMLLLLAFSSGEVWDITVTIAAGVVILLLIFRYIISLRIIRGALNINPLHFFIYLCAVELMPMLIIYKVLFNLTGKSN from the coding sequence TTGAAACCAATCTTATCCATAGTTCTCTCGCTGCTTTTTTTTCAGGGTTTTGCACAGGACGACAGTATGTTGCAAAGATTACTTGACAGTGCCAAAACAGCGCCTGCAATACAATCTCCCGCAATTGTAAAAAAAGACACAACTAAACATAATAACACACCGGTTATAAAAAAAGATTCTGTAAAAACAGTTTCTATACAAACTGATTCTTTATTCGCTGATGATAGTTTACTAAAAGGTCTTTCAGATTCATTAACGGTCGATTCTGCCGCTATAGCAATACCTGCCGAAATAAAAAAACCACTCAGCTGGTTGCAGGATACAGCATTTATGAACCTGCTGAAAATACCTTATATAAAGAAAAAAATTCAGCCCGTACTGCACGATGGAGATCTAAGAATGCCTTTAAATAACGACTATTTATTTTATGCGCTGGCTGGTATTATATTGCTGGTAGCCATAATAAAACAATTGTTCCCTAAATATTTTGCCAACCTGTTCAGACTTTTATTTGAAGCATCTTTCAGGCAAAAACAAAGAAGAGAGCAATTAATGCAGGAAACATTACCATCGCTTTTAATGAATATATTATTCATATTGGTGGGGGGCTTATTCATTGCACTTTTATCAAATTATTATGGCTGGCTGCGTACAGGGTTTTGGTGGCTTGTATTGTACTCAATTACCATTCTTGCACTGGTATATATGTTTAAGTATATTGTAATACAATTTACAGGTTGGGTGTTTAATGCAAGGGAGTCTGCCTCTACTTACAGTTTTATAGTTTTTTTAATTAATAAAATGATTGGGGTATTATTGCTTCCTATGCTTTTGTTATTAGCATTTTCAAGCGGGGAAGTATGGGATATAACCGTTACAATAGCCGCAGGAGTAGTCATTTTACTACTGATATTCAGGTATATCATTTCATTGCGCATCATTCGTGGAGCGCTCAACATTAATCCTTTACATTTTTTTATCTATCTTTGCGCGGTTGAATTAATGCCTATGCTGATTATATACAAGGTGTTGTTCAATTTAACAGGCAAAAGCAATTAA
- a CDS encoding uroporphyrinogen-III synthase gives MLKNGAQKSGSSKQARSILITQPKPESEKSPYFELARKYSVELTFHPFIKLEAIPAREFRRQKIDIASYSAVIFTSRNAIDHFFRTCEEMKIVISQDTKYFCITEAVALYLQKFILYRKRKVFYGADGTNKSMFDVINKHKENEKFLYVCSENQQDNDIVGWLKNNRCEYQLAFMYRSVSNDVKEVMESREFDMICFFTPSGVRSLFDNYPGFSQNGTLIGAFGNNTIKAIEEAGLNVEVKAPAPLAPSMIAALDHFLSDKHKK, from the coding sequence ATGCTAAAGAATGGGGCGCAAAAATCCGGCAGTTCAAAACAAGCACGGAGTATATTAATTACTCAGCCAAAACCCGAAAGCGAAAAATCTCCTTATTTTGAGCTTGCCCGGAAATACAGTGTTGAACTGACTTTTCATCCGTTTATCAAACTGGAAGCAATTCCTGCAAGGGAATTCCGCCGCCAGAAGATAGATATTGCTTCTTACTCTGCAGTTATATTTACCAGTCGTAATGCTATTGATCATTTTTTTCGCACATGCGAGGAAATGAAAATTGTCATTAGTCAGGACACCAAATATTTCTGCATTACAGAAGCAGTTGCCTTGTACCTGCAGAAATTTATTTTATACAGGAAACGAAAGGTTTTTTATGGCGCTGATGGTACCAATAAAAGCATGTTCGATGTAATAAACAAACATAAAGAGAATGAAAAATTTCTTTATGTGTGTAGCGAAAATCAGCAGGATAACGATATTGTTGGCTGGTTAAAAAATAATCGTTGCGAATACCAGCTTGCATTTATGTATCGCTCTGTAAGTAACGATGTAAAAGAAGTAATGGAAAGCCGTGAGTTTGACATGATCTGTTTCTTTACACCAAGTGGCGTGCGTAGCCTCTTTGACAATTATCCGGGGTTTTCTCAAAACGGCACTTTGATAGGTGCGTTTGGAAACAATACCATCAAAGCAATTGAAGAAGCAGGTTTAAATGTAGAAGTAAAAGCACCTGCACCACTGGCACCAAGTATGATTGCTGCGCTTGATCATTTTCTTTCCGATAAACACAAGAAATAA
- the hemH gene encoding ferrochelatase translates to MKKSALKRSFCAADCSATFAYYNYIRMTKKGIVLVNLGSPDSTEVKDVRRYLDEFLMDERVIDKPYILRALLVKGIIVPFRAPKSAAAYKSIWWKEGSPLIVLSKQLQDAVQKNFDMPVEIAMRYGNPSPKVAYDKLLQQVPDLEEVIMLPLYPHYAMSSYETAVLYMKEVHKKYNYRFKLTTIEPYYKNTDYINALAESIKPYLQQDFDKILFSYHGVPERHIYKGDITKQHCLKVSDCCHVDSPAHNQCYRHQTFITTELVAAKLALPREKFEQTFQSRLGRDPWLTPYTAKRLEELPAEGVKKLLVACPAFVSDCLETLEEIAEEGKEIFLHAGGESFTMIPCLNTHPFWVNAVVKWIKEYAVETIDV, encoded by the coding sequence TTGAAAAAATCTGCTCTTAAACGATCTTTTTGTGCAGCGGATTGTTCTGCTACATTTGCATACTACAATTATATACGCATGACTAAAAAAGGCATTGTACTTGTAAATCTAGGCTCTCCTGACAGCACAGAAGTAAAAGACGTTCGCCGCTATCTCGATGAATTTCTTATGGATGAGCGTGTAATAGATAAGCCTTACATTTTACGTGCCTTGTTAGTAAAAGGAATTATCGTTCCATTCCGCGCACCAAAAAGTGCTGCTGCATACAAATCTATCTGGTGGAAAGAAGGTTCTCCATTAATTGTACTTAGTAAACAATTACAGGATGCTGTACAGAAAAATTTTGATATGCCTGTTGAAATTGCTATGCGTTATGGAAACCCATCACCGAAAGTTGCGTATGATAAATTATTGCAGCAGGTGCCGGATCTGGAAGAAGTAATTATGCTTCCATTATATCCGCATTATGCCATGAGCAGTTACGAAACTGCGGTACTTTATATGAAGGAAGTTCACAAAAAGTATAATTACAGATTTAAGCTTACCACCATTGAGCCTTATTATAAGAACACAGACTATATAAATGCGTTAGCAGAAAGTATTAAGCCATATTTGCAGCAAGATTTTGATAAAATATTATTTAGCTATCATGGTGTTCCTGAGCGGCATATTTATAAAGGCGATATCACAAAACAACATTGTTTAAAAGTTAGTGACTGCTGCCATGTAGATTCACCTGCACATAATCAATGTTACAGGCATCAAACATTTATTACAACAGAGCTTGTTGCTGCAAAGCTTGCATTACCGAGAGAAAAATTTGAGCAAACATTTCAGTCCAGGCTTGGCAGAGACCCATGGCTTACCCCTTATACAGCTAAACGTCTTGAAGAATTACCGGCTGAGGGCGTAAAAAAATTACTGGTTGCTTGTCCTGCATTTGTAAGTGACTGTCTGGAAACGCTTGAAGAAATTGCAGAAGAAGGAAAAGAAATTTTTCTTCACGCAGGTGGTGAAAGCTTTACTATGATACCTTGTTTAAATACACATCCGTTTTGGGTTAATGCGGTGGTTAAATGGATAAAAGAATATGCAGTTGAAACAATAGATGTTTAG
- a CDS encoding cupin-like domain-containing protein, with protein sequence MQLRPVDILTDITPADFKKNYFDPRIPVVIKDLAKTWPAYNKWNWDYFKQIVGSKKVGIYNNVKSDAYTPINKADAYTTFGEYIDMISSGPAAWRIFLFNIFSHAPQLVNDFTWPDHLMKGFVKQVPMLFTGGQGSITHMHFDIDLSHILHTQFAGRKKVLLFPYEEQHKLYRKPFEVLSMVDFSNFYEISKSKIDHGKFPALAYAEGLEVTLGHGDTLFMPGGYWHHMEYLDSGFAMSLRALNNSFAGKMKGAWNLIGMRNIDTLMKKVAPVKWYNWKQNKIFETAAKEIPANEIDYTLNTAE encoded by the coding sequence ATGCAATTGCGCCCGGTAGATATTCTAACAGATATTACACCAGCGGACTTTAAAAAAAATTATTTTGATCCGCGCATTCCTGTAGTTATTAAAGACCTTGCAAAAACATGGCCTGCTTATAATAAATGGAATTGGGATTATTTCAAACAAATAGTTGGTAGCAAAAAAGTAGGCATCTATAATAATGTAAAGAGTGATGCATACACCCCCATAAACAAGGCAGATGCTTATACCACTTTCGGAGAATATATAGATATGATAAGCAGCGGCCCTGCGGCATGGCGCATTTTTTTATTCAATATTTTCAGCCATGCACCACAGTTGGTTAATGATTTTACATGGCCGGATCATTTAATGAAAGGCTTTGTAAAACAAGTGCCCATGCTGTTTACAGGCGGACAGGGTTCTATTACACATATGCATTTCGATATTGACCTAAGCCATATCCTGCACACACAATTCGCAGGCCGTAAAAAGGTTTTGTTGTTTCCATATGAAGAGCAACATAAGCTTTACAGAAAGCCTTTTGAAGTATTGAGCATGGTAGATTTTAGTAATTTTTATGAAATATCAAAAAGTAAAATAGATCACGGGAAATTTCCTGCCCTTGCATACGCAGAAGGTCTTGAAGTAACGCTTGGTCATGGGGATACACTCTTCATGCCGGGCGGGTATTGGCATCATATGGAATATCTTGACAGCGGCTTTGCTATGAGTCTTCGCGCCTTGAATAATTCTTTTGCAGGAAAGATGAAGGGAGCGTGGAACTTAATAGGCATGCGCAATATAGATACACTTATGAAAAAAGTTGCACCGGTAAAATGGTACAACTGGAAACAAAATAAAATCTTTGAAACAGCTGCAAAAGAAATTCCTGCAAACGAAATTGATTACACGCTAAATACTGCTGAGTAG
- a CDS encoding DUF420 domain-containing protein — MLQATIQKNDKKAKQLIWLFSAVVFSAVVLLSNFKLNVDLGFDVHLFAKANAIINTIIAILLLTALIAVKNKNYTMHKKLMIGALVLSILFLVSYIAHHLLAGETKFGDSNHDGTVDAAELAKVANLQIVYFIILFSHIFLAAIILPFILFTAYRALIAEFPAHKKLARYTWPLWFYVAVTGPVIYYFISPYYN, encoded by the coding sequence ATGCTCCAGGCAACCATACAAAAAAATGATAAAAAGGCAAAGCAACTGATATGGCTATTTTCAGCAGTAGTATTTTCAGCAGTAGTATTGCTGAGTAATTTTAAACTAAATGTTGACCTGGGGTTTGATGTGCACCTGTTTGCAAAAGCAAATGCAATTATAAATACAATCATCGCTATTTTATTGCTAACAGCTTTAATTGCTGTTAAGAATAAAAATTACACAATGCATAAGAAATTAATGATAGGCGCATTGGTACTTTCTATATTATTCCTTGTTTCATACATAGCACATCACTTATTGGCAGGAGAAACAAAGTTTGGAGACAGCAATCACGATGGCACTGTAGATGCAGCGGAACTTGCTAAAGTGGCTAACCTGCAGATTGTATATTTTATTATCCTTTTCTCACACATTTTTCTTGCGGCAATAATTTTACCGTTCATTCTTTTTACGGCTTACCGTGCCTTAATAGCAGAATTTCCTGCACATAAAAAACTTGCCCGTTATACATGGCCATTATGGTTTTATGTAGCTGTAACGGGTCCTGTAATTTATTACTTTATTAGCCCTTACTATAATTAG
- a CDS encoding SCO family protein codes for MNKKALLAICIAVLIPLISYLLVKDAGDNAVVMPRHYLPDSVVTSVNDGKITTDTAWHKVADIKLLNQLGDTVNLYDIKGKVIVADFIFTSCASVCPKLTANMVKMQQSFIKGGDPMKKIDTSIVQFLSFTIDPDRDSVAKLKQYADHFGVNSDNWWLLTGSKDSIYNFIFQQLKVDKYEEDGPLDPDFAHTTRFVLLDKDFNVRGFYNGLDSSSLGQLSQDVGLLMLEKATNPEPLPFDPLQMGVFFAITLIIVVVIISILFKKRSPNNS; via the coding sequence ATGAATAAAAAAGCGTTACTAGCTATCTGTATAGCCGTTCTTATTCCTTTAATCAGTTATTTGCTTGTAAAGGATGCTGGCGACAATGCAGTTGTGATGCCAAGGCATTATCTGCCCGATTCAGTTGTGACTTCTGTAAATGATGGAAAAATTACTACTGATACTGCATGGCATAAAGTAGCAGATATAAAACTTTTAAATCAATTAGGGGATACTGTAAATCTTTATGACATAAAAGGAAAAGTAATTGTAGCAGATTTCATTTTTACCAGTTGTGCTTCTGTCTGCCCCAAGCTAACAGCTAATATGGTTAAGATGCAACAGTCTTTTATAAAAGGCGGAGATCCTATGAAAAAGATTGATACATCTATTGTGCAGTTTTTATCTTTTACAATAGATCCTGACAGAGATTCTGTTGCAAAACTTAAGCAGTATGCAGATCACTTTGGAGTAAATTCCGATAATTGGTGGTTACTTACGGGGTCAAAAGACTCTATTTACAATTTTATTTTCCAGCAGTTGAAGGTTGATAAGTATGAAGAAGATGGTCCCCTTGATCCTGATTTTGCCCATACTACGAGGTTTGTTTTATTGGATAAAGATTTCAATGTGCGTGGTTTTTATAATGGCCTTGATTCTTCTTCACTTGGGCAATTATCCCAGGATGTTGGATTGCTAATGCTGGAGAAAGCAACCAATCCTGAACCACTGCCTTTCGATCCACTGCAGATGGGCGTCTTTTTTGCCATTACATTGATAATAGTTGTCGTGATTATAAGTATTTTATTTAAAAAAAGATCACCAAATAATTCTTAG
- a CDS encoding cytochrome C oxidase subunit IV family protein, translating into MEHTSAVLHQDHNVGGGVKEIWKVTWILTVFTIVELIIGYGIYKLWFGVHDSTMVHFMKGVIIILMLAKAFYIVGFFMHLKHEIRNLIMTIVVPLLLFVWFIVAFLYEGNSYHNLKETYNPYYKEKGAMQMEKKEHDEGEHKEEEKKPESLH; encoded by the coding sequence ATGGAACACACATCTGCTGTTTTGCACCAGGATCACAATGTTGGCGGGGGAGTTAAGGAAATATGGAAAGTTACCTGGATCCTTACTGTTTTTACAATAGTCGAACTTATCATCGGGTATGGAATTTACAAACTTTGGTTTGGTGTACATGATTCTACGATGGTTCATTTCATGAAAGGTGTTATCATTATTCTTATGCTTGCAAAAGCTTTTTACATTGTGGGTTTTTTCATGCACCTGAAACATGAAATAAGAAATCTTATCATGACTATTGTAGTTCCTTTGTTGCTATTTGTGTGGTTTATTGTTGCTTTTTTGTATGAGGGTAACTCTTACCATAACCTTAAAGAAACATATAATCCGTATTATAAAGAGAAAGGAGCCATGCAGATGGAAAAAAAGGAGCATGACGAAGGGGAGCATAAAGAAGAAGAAAAGAAGCCAGAGTCTCTGCATTAA
- a CDS encoding cytochrome c oxidase subunit 3 produces the protein MSTSTATAPTKYWSGGKSPFNVEYGKLMMWYFLMSDAFTFGAFLISYGTTRFATTGWPNANEVFSTYPFKPEGSGPAPLIFVSIMTFILIISSVTMVLAVHAGHNMDKKGVVKNLILTIIGGLAFLSCQAWEWTHLHNEGAWWGRNPFPNADGTISTTNFTNFFFTITGFHGFHVFSGVVINVVMLIMTLRNKFEQRGHYLMIEKAGLYWHFVDLVWVFVFTCFYLL, from the coding sequence ATGTCTACTTCAACAGCAACAGCACCGACTAAATACTGGAGTGGCGGAAAGAGTCCGTTCAATGTAGAGTATGGAAAATTAATGATGTGGTATTTTCTTATGAGCGATGCCTTTACGTTTGGTGCATTTCTCATTTCTTACGGAACTACCCGATTTGCTACAACAGGTTGGCCAAATGCGAATGAAGTATTTAGTACATACCCGTTTAAACCGGAAGGTTCCGGGCCAGCCCCATTGATCTTTGTAAGTATTATGACCTTCATTCTTATTATTAGTTCTGTTACAATGGTATTGGCCGTTCATGCAGGACATAATATGGATAAGAAAGGCGTTGTTAAGAATCTTATTCTTACAATCATTGGAGGTCTTGCTTTTCTGAGCTGCCAGGCATGGGAATGGACGCATCTACACAATGAAGGTGCATGGTGGGGTCGCAATCCTTTTCCTAACGCTGACGGTACCATTTCAACTACAAATTTTACAAACTTCTTTTTTACTATAACTGGTTTTCATGGCTTTCACGTATTCTCGGGTGTAGTTATAAATGTTGTTATGCTTATAATGACACTTAGAAATAAATTTGAACAGAGAGGTCATTATCTTATGATTGAAAAAGCTGGACTGTACTGGCATTTTGTAGATCTTGTATGGGTATTTGTATTTACCTGTTTTTATCTTCTTTAA
- a CDS encoding cytochrome c oxidase subunit 3 — MMTTVSSNQRSRIHPHKFTLWVAMGSIVMMFAGLTSAYIVRSNQVNWLEFSLPVIFWYSTAVIILSSITMHLSVKAFKAREMQRYRRLITITAILGVTFGVLQFIGFQYLGNHGVQLIGQGSNPAASFLAIITGLHVLHVLGGVVAILVIFFRAFSARFKSYDTVPVEVVSTYWHFVDILWIYLFVFFSLTH, encoded by the coding sequence ATGATGACAACAGTGAGCAGTAATCAACGAAGCAGGATACACCCGCATAAATTTACACTTTGGGTGGCCATGGGCAGCATTGTAATGATGTTTGCAGGATTAACAAGTGCATACATAGTTAGAAGTAACCAGGTAAACTGGCTTGAATTTTCTTTGCCTGTTATATTTTGGTATTCCACTGCTGTTATTATACTAAGCAGCATAACTATGCATCTTTCCGTAAAAGCTTTTAAAGCAAGGGAAATGCAACGTTATCGCAGACTAATAACAATAACCGCCATACTGGGCGTTACATTTGGAGTATTGCAATTTATAGGATTTCAATACTTGGGCAATCATGGTGTGCAGCTAATTGGTCAGGGTAGTAATCCAGCTGCTTCTTTCCTTGCTATAATTACAGGCCTGCATGTTTTGCATGTATTAGGAGGCGTAGTAGCCATACTTGTAATTTTTTTCAGGGCATTTAGTGCAAGATTTAAAAGTTATGATACTGTGCCGGTTGAAGTAGTAAGTACATACTGGCATTTTGTAGATATTTTATGGATATATTTATTTGTGTTTTTTAGCCTAACTCATTGA